One Microplitis demolitor isolate Queensland-Clemson2020A chromosome 2, iyMicDemo2.1a, whole genome shotgun sequence DNA segment encodes these proteins:
- the LOC103580269 gene encoding uncharacterized protein LOC103580269 isoform X7, producing MKAHGPSSICLTFTIFLFLGGVLSRSVSDDRQVTDSIQDDDSIRQDDSQVSGNLNSNSNSDPQTEIGKSTIATGHDKDEGIRRFDANSDGNPNSNAEANANDDGKHSVERKLDSEDSFVRGDTKEADERVKREPDSVDSLSKRENVDIDATIGNEKLKGIAGDEDQRVHQTLELIPVKVDQVHLDDAVESEVNYARKSISIDGEEDEEDKKDGRSERSEKEKIKLDEIPSPDVQHWKEQAILLQEQLKNESYLSYLRESESDILPGVPKFTEGQLLDLLKKIAPKKLAPAENSYFDKADTSGLNTDQLEILRCAEGFVSENKRKNFADDMLECIRGLNILNCMRIFIWPIIVDNVPESITQRFPTFPLELTLSDWLPGDRETPKTIRATTGVPQQRLITPELVISNILKDALEGGNLKDYDKIPTYIDAQNDTLSKILSPGQMEILQMSEKFLPESARQDYSNRMYSCVTRFEYFSCIKFFAWPTIKQNFPALPEFPDYQNWYPASINVFPGYPLIPFPDSTSEDGSLPEVVDVDEFKNRRPRPEALIVHILKNTLDQQPRQQLLSSAIRLQDDNIKYMTKEQLASIQMAEQLIPVEHRAEFVNNNIECMRQFNYLTCLRYVTWPTVRKFKPTLPEWFPSFPFSLPALPSLPSIPGLPSWGVSETATESASISGGSSGSGTGGGGSGGSGSGGSNAGGVQVINGGGSSTSGSGSGQGSPEEVVIIIKPQGGGSGGSGGSNWGQGSGSQGGNQGGNVGTGGSSSSGSGGSGGGTWWGGSYPGSSGSYPGSGGSGGPISGIWGGGQGGSGSAGSSGGGGSASGGQGSSGTGGPISGIWGGQGGSGSAGGSGGGGSASGGQGSGGIGGPISGIWGGSGGSGGPISGIWGGGGNHHGSGGSGGSGGSGGSGGSHGGSWGIGGSNQGGQGGTGGSSGSGGSHGGSWGIGGSNQGGQGGSGGTEGSSGSGGSHGGSWGIGGSNQGGQGGSGGTGGSSGSGGSHGGSWGIGGSNQGGQGGSGGTGGSSGSGGSHGGSWGIGGSNQGGQGGSGGTGGSSGSGGSHGGSWGIGGSNQGGQGGSGGTGGSSGSGGSWGIGGSNQGGQGGSGGTVGSSGSGGSHGGSWGIGGSNQGGQGGSSGVGGSDGSGGSHGGSWGIGGGNQGSHGGSGSTSGSGGGSASGGQGSGSNQGGGVTIIVTKPGSGGSSGSTEPSPGSVAPGSNWESGNHWQAGGIWGSGSNNQGSQGGSSGSQGSGGSQGSQGGSIGIGGSGSQGSGGSQGSHGGGSGSQGSQGGGIGIGGSGIQGSGGSQGSHGGGSGSQGSGDNQGSQGGSIGIGGSGIQGSGGSHGSQGGSSGSQGSGDNQGSQGGGIGIGGSGIQGSGGSQGSHGGGSGSQGSGDNQGSQGGSIGIGGSGMQGSGGSQGSQGGSIGIGGSGSQVSGGSQESSGSGSSGSEGSQGSSGGIDGSGSGSQGSGSSGSGSDQGSSSGGSIGAGGSAGTDGGNSESGSDQGSTGGSEQGGSEGECTCCPTGNTDSLYNKGIEPKIIDILHTLRYSMITTPVHHRPFIADRQLMSHTRLTNEQLTILELAESMVPFTTRRDLISRSLGCLQGGADFMVCTRNVIWPFLQLYIDSLPDFPANSDAFKTTGATNKYKFQFAPEKRRPFEWMNNRPATTRRVSSTHGNYGLLRYPNIQIAARTPLHSGISAKSDDQPIISVTGARFVPLYSEYPEGVILNILNMLVKSSSSAESQVSKSKVTEFPELVTPLNKQQEHILRVSESLLPEKARASFFEDMATCMRTNDFIICSREIMWPLLIQYFPDMPSFPTFQRIVNSGASAAEYLQPIADNSAPISETNIKTDQTGDAMITFTDTQFVPISESPEEVISKVLKTMEPLNKQPSAFSSIAKSPAFISQFTKPQADVLVIAENLLPSTFRETFIVRMNDCMRGSSFLDCMREISWPTIGQFYPRLPNFPNFGTGVNLPAEKPEQSALLPPHVEPNYAEQVPARIEFLPLPQYQSNYFQSYGLNPFSPEYLGLQQQSSNYPSAITSTVGSTLTPAVAGQPTKILLHISQGAKNLSRVRRNIPTNDNDKDNTENINKLDGPNLNLTETDFIELLAKILKQYPEPAETDGSFVDTLNSTVKNALTADQLTILKMTEQLSLQNTRGLMGQVFNCIIGLSFIRCLGIFMMPVIMNMLPSLGLGLPFGRSNDNDQVLGMSKKDAEAELLEGKESIESVLLNWYKSLTEEKFSSSFGFLEFQGYGNGQIGIKFNGFRQARVRIKDHKTLPSILTIISDIMEDVLDPKPDNPKLKNKKQKSIKLNSYEDLNESPRSSDDKIIQMFLERLKANSTNSDTDSVDDQKQYLTIEDAYRAFEVLLGTRFKARASNDQDTYQSNNNYADEELKVVPLESFQELGGKTKAKEDKSQLMVKLPQLNENMELARKLTNTVTDLSRRMKNNMMQMAPGVGVAVSFLLQMALAHARAAASVAEVISNMALGSAMFTFMRQTWFAPSPQPKVHYVHNHEPSEAGISWSRSF from the exons ATGAAAGCACACGGTCCTTCGAGTATTTGTTtaacttttactatttttttattccttggTGGTGTTTTGTCGAGAAGTGTCAGCGATGATCGGCAAGTGACTGACAGTATTCAAGATGACGACTCAATTCGACAAGATGATTCGCAAGTAAGTGGGAACCTCAATTCGAATTCAAATTCGGATCCACAAACGGAAATCGGTAAGTCAACTATTGCTACGGGTCATGATAAAGACGAGGGGATTAGGAGATTTGATGCTAATTCCGACGGTAATCCTAATTCTAATGCCGAAGCTAATGCTAATGACGACGGTAAGCACTCGGTTGAACGTAAGTTAGATTCGGAGGATAGTTTTGTTAGAGGGGATACTAAAGAAGCCGATGAACGGGTCAAGCGTGAGCCAGATTCGGTAGACAGTCTTAGTAAGAGAGAGAATGTTGACATTGACGCAACGATTGgcaatgaaaaattgaaaggaATCGCGGGCGATGAAGATCAGAGGGTTCACCAAACTCTGGAGTTAATTCCTGTCAAGGTGGACCAGGTCCACTTGGACGATGCTGTAGAATCGGAAGTTAATTATGCGAGAAAATCAATTTCTATTGACGGAGAAGAGGACGAGGAAGATAAAAAAGACGGACGTAGTGAAAGGagcgagaaagaaaaaataaaacttgacgAAATTCCCTCGCCGGATGTGCAACATTGGAAAGAGCAAGCGATTCTTTTGCAGGAACAGTTGAAAAATGAGAGCTACTTGTCGTATCTCAGGGAATCGGAGTCGGATATTCTGCCCGGGGTTCCCAAGTTCACGGAAGGTCAGCTGTTGGATTTGCTGAAGAAAATCGCCCCGAAAAAGCTTGCGCCTGCGgaaaattcttattttgaCAAAGCTGACACTTCGGGACTGAATACAGATCAGCTGGAGATATTGAGATGCGCGGAAGGCTTCGTTTCGGAGAACAAACGTAAGAACTTTGCTGATGACATGCTTGAATGTATCCGGGGTCTGAATATTCTCAATTGCATGAGGATTTTTATTTGGCCGATTATTGTTGACAATGTGCCTGAGTCAATAACCCAAAGGTTTCCGACTTTCCCTTTGGAGTTGACACTGTCGGATTGGCTGCCAGGTGATCGCGAGACACCGAAAACAATCCGGGCTACGACGGGAGTTCCCCAGCAGAGGCTGATAACTCCAGAGTTGGTAATTTCTAACATCCTGAAGGATGCGCTAGAAGGTGGCAATTTAAAGGACTACGACAAAATCCCGACTTATATTGACGCACAAAACGACACCCTGTCGAAAATATTGAGCCCTGGTCAGATGGAGATCCTGCAGATGTCGGAGAAGTTCTTGCCCGAATCTGCGAGGCAGGACTACTCGAACCGAATGTACTCGTGTGTTACGAGGTTCGAGTACTTCAGCTGCATAAAGTTTTTCGCATGGCCTACCATCAAGCAAAACTTCCCGGCTCTGCCAGAATTCCCTGATTACCAGAACTGGTACCCAGCGAGTATCAACGTTTTTCCAGGCTACCCGTTGATTCCGTTCCCAGATTCCACGTCAGAAGATGGAAGCTTGCCAGAAGTCGTGGATGTTGATGAATTCAAAAACCGAAGACCCCGCCCTGAGGCGCTGATAGTTCATATACTGAAAAATACGTTGGATCAGCAACCGAGACAACAACTACTGTCGTCAGCAATACGTCTGCAGGATGACAATATCAAGTACATGACAAAGGAACAGCTGGCTTCGATACAGATGGCTGAGCAGCTTATTCCCGTTGAACATCGAGCGGAGTTCgttaacaataatattgaatGTATGAGacaattcaattatttgacTTGTCTCAGGTATGTAACTTGGCCGACTGTTAGGAAATTTAAACCAACTTTGCCGGAATGGTTTCCTTCATTTCCATTCTCTCTGCCGGCTTTGCCGAGTTTACCGAGTATTCCGGGTTTACCAAGCTGGGGCGTCAGTGAGACAGCGACAGAATCTGCAAGTATTTCGGGTGGTTCGTCAGGAAGTGGAACAGGGGGAGGAGGCAGTGGAGGCAGCGGTTCTGGCGGAAGTAATG CTGGAGGAGTCCAAGTCATCAATGGTGGCGGAAGCTCGACATCTGGTAGTGGATCTGGTCAGGGTTCTCCTGAGGAAGtcgttatcattattaagccACAGGGAGGAGGTTCAGGAGGTTCGGGTGGTAGCAATTGGGGACAGGGAAGTGGTAGCCAGGGAGGAAACCAAGGAGGAAATG tcgGTACTGGAGGATCTAGCAGTTCAGGTTCCGGAGGATCAGGTGGGGGTACCTGGTGGGGAGGAAGTTATCCAGGCTCATCAGGAAGTTATCCAGGAAgtg gtgGTTCCGGAGGCCCTATTAGCGGCATTTGGGGTGGAGGTCAAGGAGGATCTG GCAGCGCAGGTAGTTCTGGAGGAGGTGGTTCAGCTTCAGGTGGACAAGGCTCCAGTGGTACTGGAGGGCCCATAAGCGGTATTTGGGGAGGTCAAGGAGGTTCTG GCAGCGCAGGTGGTTCTGGAGGAGGTGGTTCAGCTTCAGGTGGGCAAGGCTCCGGTGGTATTGGAGGACCTATTAGCGGAATTTGGGGAGGTAGTG GTGGTTCCGGAGGACCAATCAGTGGCATCTGGGGAGGAGGTGGAAATCATCATGGAAGtg gtGGTAGCGGAGGATCTGGTGGATCAGGTGGTTCTGGAGGATCGCATGGTGGATCGTGGGGTATCGGAGGAAGTAATCAGGGAGGCCAAG GTGGCACTGGAGGCTCTAGTGGTTCCGGTGGATCACATGGTGGATCCTGGGGTATAGGAGGAAGCAATCAGGGAGGCCAAGGTGGaagtg GTGGCACTGAAGGCTCTAGTGGTTCCGGTGGATCACATGGTGGATCCTGGGGTATAGGAGGAAGCAATCAGGGAGGCCAAGGTGGaagtg GTGGCACTGGAGGCTCTAGTGGTTCTGGTGGATCACATGGTGGATCCTGGGGTATAGGAGGAAGCAATCAGGGAGGCCAAGGTGGaagtg GTGGAACTGGAGGCTCTAGTGGTTCTGGTGGATCACATGGTGGATCCTGGGGTATAGGAGGAAGCAATCAGGGAGGCCAAGGTGGaagtg GTGGCACTGGAGGCTCTAGTGGTTCCGGTGGATCGCATGGTGGATCCTGGGGTATAGGAGGAAGCAATCAGGGAGGCCAAGGTGGaagtg GTGGAACTGGAGGATCTAGTGGTTCCGGTGGATCCTGGGGTATAGGAGGAAGCAATCAGGGAGGCCAAGGTGGAAgcg GTGGCACTGTAGGCTCTAGTGGTTCCGGTGGATCGCATGGTGGATCCTGGGGCATAGGAGGAAGCAATCAGGGAGGCCAAGGAGGAAGca GTGGCGTTGGAGGCTCAGATGGTTCTGGAGGATCACATGGTGGATCCTGGGGTATCGGAGGTGGTAATCAAGGAAGCCATGGAGGAAgtg GTAGTACAAGTGGTTCTGGAGGTGGTTCAGCCTCAGGTGGGCAAGGCTCTGGCAGCAATCAAGGCGGTGGTGTTACAATTATTGTTACTAAACCAGGCTCAGGGGGAAGTTCAGGATCAACTGAGCCAAGTCCTGGTTCCGTTGCACCTGGCAGCAATTGGGAATCTGGAAATCATTGGCAAGCTGGGGGAATTTGGGGATCTGGTAGCAATAATCAAGGCTCTCAAGGTGGAAGCTCAGGAAGTCAAGGATCTGGGGGTAGTCAAGGCTCTCAAGGTGGAAGCATAGGAATTGGTGGATCAGGAAGTCAAGGATCTGGAGGTAGTCAAGGTTCTCATGGAGGAGGCTCGGGAAGTCAAGGATCTCAGGGCGGAGGCATAGGAATTGGTGGTTCAGGAATTCAAGGATCTGGAGGAAGTCAAGGTTCTCATGGTGGAGGCTCAGGAAGTCAAGGTTCTGGAGATAATCAAGGCTCTCAAGGTGGAAGCATAGGAATTGGTGGTTCAGGAATTCAAGGATCTGGAGGTAGTCATGGTTCTCAGGGTGGAAGCTCGGGAAGTCAAGGATCTGGAGATAATCAAGGCTCTCAGGGCGGAGGCATAGGAATTGGTGGTTCAGGAATTCAAGGATCTGGCGGTAGTCAAGGTTCTCATGGTGGAGGCTCGGGAAGTCAAGGTTCTGGAGATAATCAAGGCTCTCAAGGTGGAAGCATAGGAATTGGTGGTTCAGGAATGCAAGGATCTGGAGGTAGTCAAGGTTCTCAGGGTGGAAGTATAGGAATTGGTGGTTCAGGAAGTCAAGTATCTGGAGGTAGTCAAGAATCCAGTGGTTCAGGATCAAGTGGTTCCGAAGGTAGTCAAGGATCAAGCGGAGGTATTGACGGTAGTGGTTCTGGCAGTCAAGGATCTGGATCAAGTGGCTCTGGCAGCGATCAAGGATCATCGAGTGGTGGAAGCATAGGTGCTGGTGGTTCGGCAGGAACTG ATGGTGGTAATAGCGAAAGTGGTTCTGATCAAGGCTCTACCGGAGGAAGTGAGCAGGGTGGATCTGAAGGTGAATGCACATGTTGCCCAACTGGAAacacagattctctgtataacaaAGGAATTGAACCGAAAATCATTGACATCCTCCACACTCTACGTTACTCAATGATAACTACTCCAGTCCACCATCGTCCATTCATCGCCGATCGGCAGCTTATGTCTCACACACGTCTCACCAACGAACAACTGACCATTTTAGAACTCGCCGAAAGTATGGTTCCATTCACAACACGACGTGATTTGATTTCCCGATCGCTAGGATGCCTTCAAGGTGGAGCAGATTTCATGGTCTGTACCAGAAATGTAATCTGGCCTTTCCTACAACTTTACATCGACAGCCTTCCGGACTTTCCCGCGAACAGCGATGCGTTTAAAACTACCGGTGCcacaaataaatacaaattccAATTCGCGCCAGAAAAACGAAGACCATTTGAATGGATGAATAACCGACCGGCTACCACTCGTCGCGTTTCTTCTACCCACGGCAACTATGGATTACTAAGATACCCTAATATACAAATAGCCGCACGAACGCCTTTACATTCAGGAATTTCTGCTAAATCCGATGACCAACCAATCATTTCAGTAACCGGTGCAAGATTCGTTCCACTTTATTCAGAATATCCCGAAGGAGTAATTTTGAACATCCTCAACATGTTAGTGAAATCCTCATCGTCTGCGGAATCCCAAGTATCCAAAAGCAAAGTAACTGAATTTCCTGAACTGGTAACTCCCCTAAATAAGCAGCAAGAACACATTTTAAGAGTAAGCGAAAGCTTGCTTCCGGAAAAGGCTCGAGCCAGTTTCTTCGAAGACATGGCGACGTGCATGCGCACCAACGATTTCATCATCTGTTCTCGGGAAATAATGTGGCCGCTTTTGATTCAGTACTTCCCAGACATGCCAAGTTTTCCAACATTTCAACGAATCGTCAATTCCGGAGCCTCGGCTGCAGAATATCTCCAACCAATAGCAGATAACTCGGCGCCCATTTCGGAAACGAATATAAAAACTGATCAGACTGGTGACGCGATGATCACATTCACGGACACCCAATTCGTCCCGATAAGCGAAAGTCCAGAGGAAGTGATTTCGAAAGTTTTGAAAACTATGGAACCGTTAAATAAACAACCGTCAGCATTTTCGTCTATTGCCAAATCACCAGCATTCATTTCGCAGTTCACGAAACCTCAAGCTGATGTTCTTGTGATTGCAGAAAATTTACTGCCATCGACATTCCGCGAGACATTTATTGTCCGGATGAATGATTGCATGCGTGGCAGCAGTTTTCTGGATTGTATGAGAGAAATCTCTTGGCCTACGATAGGACAATTTTATCCAAGGCTACCAAATTTCCCAAATTTCGGGACTGGAGTCAACTTGCCAGCAGAGAAACCCGAACAGTCGGCTCTACTTCCACCGCACGTGGAACCAAATTACGCTGAACAAGTTCCAGCACGGATTGAATTCCTACCACTGCCACAGTATCAGTCCAATTACTTCCAATCCTATGGATTAAATCCATTCAGCCCAGAGTATTTAGGCTTGCAGCAGCAAAGCAGCAATTATCCATCAGCCATAACTTCGACCGTAG GGTCAACATTAACACCAGCCGTTGCCGGCCAACCAACTAAAATTCTTCTACACATATCACAAGGTGCTAAAAATTTATCGCGTGTGCGCAGAAATATCCCAactaatgataatgataaagataATACTGAAAACATTAACAAATTGGATGGgccaaacttaaatttaacagaGACCGACTTTATAGAGCTTCTTGCCAAAATCCTTAAACAATATCCTGAGCCCGCGGAAACTGATGGCTCGTTTGTCGACACCCTCAACTCAACTGTAAAGAACGCATTGACTGCTGATCAATtgacaattttgaaaatgactGAGCAACTGAGTCTCCAAAACACCAGGGGACTTATGGGCCAAGTGTTTAACTGCATAATAGGTCTCAGCTTCATAAGATGTTTGGGAATTTTCATGATGCCTGTTATCATGAACATGCTGCCTTCGCTGGGTCTCGGGTTGCCTTTCGGCCGTTCCAATGACAACGACCAAGTCCTGGGAATGTCTAAAAAAGACGCCGAAGCCGAACTGCTCGAAGGAAAGGAATCCATTGAAAGCGTTCTGCTCAACTGGTACAAGAGTCTTACTGAAGAAAAGTTTTCGTCGTCTTTCGGATTCCTTGAGTTCCAAGGCTACGGAAATGGTCAAATTGGCATTAAATTCAACGGATTCAGGCAGGCACGAGTCAGGATCAAGGACCACAAGACTCTGCCAAGTATATTGACAATCATCAGCGACATTATGGAGGACGTGCTGGATCCAAAACCTGACAATCCCAAGCTTAagaacaaaaaacaaaaaagcaTAAAATTGAATTCTTATGAAGATCTAAATGAGTCTCCAAGAAGCAGCGACGACAAAATAATCCAGATGTTTTTGGAAAGATTGAAAGCCAACTCGACAAACAGCGACACTGACTCCGTTGATGATCAGAAGCAATACCTGACTATAGAAGATGCCTATCGCGCATTCGAAGTTCTTCTGGGCACGAGATTCAAAGCACGGGCTTCTAATGACCAGGACACTTATCAATCGAACAACAACTACGCTGACGAGGAACTGAAAGTAGTTCCTCTGGAAAGCTTTCAGGAATTGGGCGGAAAAACCAAAGCCAAGGAAGACAAGTCGCAATTAATGGTCAAGCTGCCTCAGTTGAACGAAAACATGGAGTTGGCTCGAAAACTGACCAATACGGTGACGGATTTATCAAGACGCATGAAGAACAACATGATGCAAATGGCCCCAGGTGTTGGGGTAGCAGTCAGCTTTCTTCTGCAAATGGCCTTAGCTCACGCCCGTGCTGCAGCATCAGTAGCAGAAGTGATCAGCAACATGGCGTTGGGTTCTGCGATGTTCACTTTCATGCGGCAGACCTGGTTTGCGCCCAGTCCACAACCGAAAGTTCACTACGTCCACAACCACGAGCCATCTGAAGCGGGAATAAGTTGGTCAAGAAGTTTTTGA